gcttcggaaactgcccgctgcacaggcactcgtcgaacagctcccgaagccttgcacccaggaattccagggcgtcgcacagaacacgccctggaaccccgtccggacccggcgccgtgttcttggccctcaagcggccgagggccatctccatctcccgctccgtgatcagtggtggagccactgcgtcttcgatcacggagcgggggcccatctgcggagggacatgctcgcctggatggggaaagagttccccgaccaggcgcaggaggagttccggcggcagcgtctcagtgacgggggcgccttgagtgcggaactttccgcgtacgccgcggtacgggcgcccccacgggtctcgattgagacccgccagaagctcctccctggccttctccttggccttgcttatcgccagttgaagATCTTTTTTCAtctggcgataagcgtccagcatctgtccctccaggtccgtgtcgaggccgttgcgccttcgacagcggacgtaggccctccgcgcccggcagcacgtcgcccgaaggtcggcgatttcgggcgaccaccaatagacgtgccggcgcggaaccctgcgccgggtccgaggcatggccgcatcgcagacctccttgagcgaactgcgcatgcggcccgccagctcctctgcgctggcgccctccgtcctccccgcggaaccccaccgctgcacgatggcggcctccttgaccagctctcgatcgacctggccgagagaccacctcggcagcgtagtcggcaccctctggggttccgccggcctgcgagaggtggagatctcgaatcggatgtaccggtgatccgatagagtctccacctcctcctccactctccagtcgaccactctgcgtgcaacgacgggggtggcgaacgaaacgtccaccacggaacccccctgatgtcgcacgcaggtgtgaacctgccccctgttgagcagggacaggtcggagagcagggcccacacctggacggccctccctcgcggattcgtggcggggttgccccaggcacgcgactttgcgtttaaatcgccgagaaccagtatcggtttcggcgactgcctggccaccgcagctctgactaagccgaggtaagtctcgaactcagccaggctgcgattaggggagaagtacgtaccgacgacgacgtactccccccaccccaccactacgtagcccgagcccctctcgatgagtgagaggggggggcccgttccgctcctcgtgagaaccgccacggtgtcgtccgagtcccccagccagtgaggtaggggagggacgaagtagggctcacaggccaccgccaggtctacctgccactccgccatggactgcagcagaaggtcctgcgctccggcggagtggttcacgttcgattgtaggaagctcaggtgtgctggcatacttgattcttctgagcttcctccgtagcctggcggctttcctcgcgcggggcggtcctggttccttggaccgctttacccttcgtgatgggggggttgcaatccctggcccccatcaggtgccctgaaggcttgccggcctccgcgcagaccgcgcagcgcatcttggccgtgcattccgctgacttgtggccgtccgagccacagcggtagcacaggcctcccctctccgccttcgacgggcagagcgcccgtgtatggcccaggcccatacacttgtagcagcgcatggggcgctgctccacgacggccaccttggccgagctccacccgaCGAGGAGGCGACCGGCAGCGGCCAGCTTCTTCGCTGCCGTGAGGGGGCAGGTGACGCGGACCATCCCCATATAGCCGGGTCCGCGCTGCATCACTCCGCACTTCACCGCCTCGGAGGAGCAGTCACCGGCGTGCGCGATCGCCGCGGCCAGTTTCTCCAAGGTGACGGAGTCGTCGAGCCCCGTCACCTTCAGGTCGGCCTTCTTGACCGGGCGCACTACGTCAGCGACCCCGTCGAGAACTGTGCGGAGCTTCGCCGCCAACCTATCGGCCTGCTCCGCTTGGGCTTTCGGCAGCTCGAGAGCCCTGGCTCCGGTCGCCGTGCGTCGCACCTTCAGCCCACCGCTGATTCCTAGGTCCTGGAGCTTGACACTTTGCTCCGCTCTCTCCAGGACCTGCGCGTAGGTGACGCCCTTTCCTACTGCTTCCGGCTGCAACGTGAGAACGATTGCAGCCGAGCGAGGGGTGGCCAGCTTCGATTTGGCTGGCTGGGGCGTCTTCGGCGGCGCCTTTGCGGCCGTAGCGTCGGCGGAAGAGGTGGTCTTGCTCCCCTTCCTGCCCTTCTTCACCACCGTGGACCAGGACGTTACCTTGTTCGGTGGTGTCTGGGACGTCGCCGGTGCAACCGGGGCGCTTACCGTCGCACATGAAGGGCCTGCGGTCGGCGATTGTGCCACTGGTGGGGCCGTTTTCCTGGCCTTTTTCGGTATCGCCGGCTGACGGGCCGCCGACGCGTGAGACGGCGTCACCTCTTGCGGTTTATCTGCCGCGGAGGGAGGTCGCTGCATCCTCGCAGGGAGGCGCTCCTCCAGGCCCGCCAATTGGTCCTTCATCGCCGCGCCGATCGACCTGACGATGAAGTCCTTGAGCTCCTCCATCGAAGGAGCGCCTCGCGGGGTGTTGGCCGCCTCGGTCGCCGCTGCCACCGTGGTACGCATCTCCGCGTACTCACGGCGGTGGGCCTTTAGCTCCGCCTTGAGGTTTTCAACCTCCCTGTGCAGGCGGTTGTTATCCGCCCGGAGCCTCCTGCTCTCCTCGGCCTCCGTCCGAGAGGCGAGGGCCTCGACCACACCCTCCAGAGAGGTCGCTGCGTCCTTTAGCTTTTTAATAAACCCTCCTTTCAAGTTGGAGGATTTAAGAGCGACCTCTCGGATCTGGGCCGCATTTCGGCCAGCCTCCGCGCGGAGCTCCTCGGCGCTTAAGTCGGCTGGGTCTGTGATGCTTATTGCGGGGGTCGGCTCGTTGACCACCGGCGCCGCAGCCGGCGCCTTTTTAAAGGCTCGGCTGCGCAGGGTACGCTCGAAGGCGAGTTCCCTGTCTTCCTCCTCTTTCTTTTTTAGTTCAGCCCTAGCTTGGCTGAGCCCGTTCTTTGAGTTGCCGCGGCGGTCGGCAGTGAGTCTCGCCGAGTCGGAGTCCGAGTCGGATTCGTCATGGTCGACGAACCGGACCGAGGCGTCCGACGCTGTCTCCATATCGGAGTCCATATAATTGCTTGAGGCTGCAGATTAATGCGGCGTCCCGCAGGAAGTACTTGGGCCAGGGTGGCTCTAAGGCATCATTATTGATCCTCAGAGCCCGGGCTATCGGATAAGCCGATAAAAAATTTTTGGTTGATTTTTACCCTccctgttctatatatatattacagggcGGGTGGGAGGGcacaatttttcggttttcgaccgataactctcgaacggataggccgatccgggagattgaaatgtcaacggatgcagagcagagggccccacaatcgcgccgaacacggaaaaaagatcgaaacaataataaaaaaagatataaacgaaaaacttaaaaatagcttaaaaacagacaaaaacgggagatatagttaagtaaaaagtggaataataattttaatagtgagaactgaatgaggtatttttttcagatttttacgacaagaaatggagaaaaaattttgaaaaatgtacttcgaatatttagagtttcggatcgcttaagaagactttcaagagcgatccgattcttatagcgaataatcgatacagattctgtttgtaaaaattaatagctccggaacggagacgccgatccgggagtgagatgtctcgatggatgcagggcagagggccctacaaatgcgccaaagagcaaaacaagataagattacaaatgaacgaattaaaaataaaaaacagaaaaatataatgaaaaaaggtgaaaaaattttcggttttcgaccgataactctcgaacggataggccgatccgggagattgagatgtcaacggatgcagagcagagggccccacaatcgcgccgaacacggaaaaaagatcgaaacaataataaaaaagatataaacgaaaaacttaaaaatagcttaaaaacagacaaaaacgggagatataagtaagttaaaagtggaattataattttaatagtgagaactgagtgaggtatttttttcagatttttgcgacaagaaatggagaaaaaattttgaaaaatgtacttcgaatatttagagtttcggatcgcttaagaagactttcaagagcgatccgattcttttagcgaataatcgatacagattctgtttgtaaaaattaatagctccggaacggagacgccgatccgggagtgagatgtctcgatggatgcagggcagagggccctacaaatgcgccaaagagcaaaacaagataagattacaaatgaacgaattaaaaataaaaaacagaaaaatataatgaaaaaaggtgaaaaaattttcggttttcgaccgataactctcgaacggataggccgatccgggagattgagatgtcaacggatgcagagcagagggccccacaatcgcgccgaacacggaaaaaagatcgaaacaataataaaaaagatataaacgaaaaacttaaaaatagcttaaaaacagacaaaaacgggagatataagtaagttaaaagtggaattataattttaatagtgagaactgagtgaggtatttttttcagatttttgcgacaagaaatggagaaaaaattttgaaaaatgtacttccaacctaacctaacctaacctaacctaacctaacctacctaacctaacctaacctaacctaacctaacctaacctaacctaacctaacctaacctaacctaacctaacctaacctaacctaacctaacctaacctaacctaacctaacctaacctaacctaacctaacctaacctaacctaacctaacctaacctaacctaacctaacctaacctaacctaacctaacctaacctaacctaacctaacctaacctaacctaacctaacctaacctaacctaactaacctaacctaacctaacctaacctaaccctaacctaacctaacctaacctaacctaacctaacctaacctaacctaacctaacctaacctaacctaacctaacctaacctaacctaacctaacctaacctaacctaacctaacctaacctaacctaacctaacctaacctaacctaacctaacctaacctaacctaacctaacctaacctaacctaacctaacctaacctaacctaacctaacctaacctaacctaacctaacctaacctaacctaacctaacctaacctaacctaacctaacctaacctaacctaacctaacctaacctaacctaacctaacctaacctaacctaacctaacctaacctaacctaacctaacctaacctaacctaacctaacctaacctaacctaacctaacctaacctaacctaacctaacctaacctaacctaacctaacctaacctaacctaacctaacctaacctaacctaacctaacctaacctaacctaacctaacctaacctaacctaacctaacctaacctaacctaacctaacctaacctaacctaacctaacctaacctaacctaacctaacctaacctaacctaacctaacctaacctaacctaacctaacctaacctaacctaacctaacctaacctaacctaacctaacctaacctaacctaacctaacctaacctaacctaacctaacctaacctaacctaacctaacctaacctaacctaacctaacctaacctaacctaacctaacctcacctaacctaacctaacctaacctaacctaacctaacctaacctaacctaacctaacctaacctaacctaacctaacctaacctaacctaacctaacctaacctaacctaacctaacctaacctaacctaacctaacctaacctaacctaacctaacctaacctaacctaacctaacctaacctaacctaacctaacctaacctaacctaacctaacctaacctaacctaacctaacctaacctaacctaacctaacctaacctaacctaacctaacctaacctaacctaacctaacctaacctaacctaacctaacctaacctaacctaacctaacctttttttttttttttttttctcgctggaaaaacgcgttacgcgcttcccccacgtgatggaaggtgggggggtgtgtgggactccccggagccctggacgccgagtgcgcccaggtacgccgggtttacccactaaaaaaccagcggtaccctctccgtctttcggcgggcgccacgggatcgcttgcgcatgctaccgtgacgccctgacggtcggcccgcctatgcgggcctccaacacctagagggggttctcggggtaacctaacctaacctaacctaacctaacctaacctaacctaacctaacctaacctaacctaacctaacctaacctaacctaacctaacctaacctaacctaacctaacctaacctaacctaacctaacctaacctaacctaacctaacctaacctaacctaacctaacctaacctaacctaacctaacctaacctaacctaacctaacctaacctaacctaacctaacctaacctaacctaacctaa
The DNA window shown above is from Vanessa atalanta unplaced genomic scaffold, ilVanAtal1.2, whole genome shotgun sequence and carries:
- the LOC125076631 gene encoding translation initiation factor IF-2-like; translated protein: METASDASVRFVDHDESDSDSDSARLTADRRGNSKNGLSQARAELKKKEEEDRELAFERTLRSRAFKKAPAAAPVVNEPTPAISITDPADLSAEELRAEAGRNAAQIREVALKSSNLKGGFIKKLKDAATSLEGVVEALASRTEAEESRRLRADNNRLHREVENLKAELKAHRREYAEMRTTVAAATEAANTPRGAPSMEELKDFIVRSIGAAMKDQLAGLEERLPARMQRPPSAADKPQEVTPSHASAARQPAIPKKARKTAPPVAQSPTAGPSCATVSAPVAPATSQTPPNKVTSWSTVVKKGRKGSKTTSSADATAAKAPPKTPQPAKSKLATPRSAAIVLTLQPEAVGKGVTYAQVLERAEQSVKLQDLGISGGLKVRRTATGARALELPKAQAEQADRLAAKLRTVLDGVADVVRPVKKADLKVTGLDDSVTLEKLAAAIAHAGDCSSEAVKCGVMQRGPGYMGMVRVTCPLTAAKKLAAAGRLLVGWSSAK